TCCAGAAAATGGTCATGTGCAGGTCGAATACTGCGTGACTGATTTCAGTCGCTCCAGGCGCCATATTCACAGTCCAGGCCGCTTGAGCCGGGCTGAAAATCGACCACAACAGGAGGCCCATCCAGACGTGTGGATGTCGCATCATTGCGGGTTCCCCTTATCGTTCTTGTTATCCCGTAGGCGCAACGCCTTCGGCAAGGGAGCGGCTGCATCAGACTACGAACTTGAATCGCCGGGCCTTGCTGCGTGGGCAGTCGGGCGTCATCAGCTAACTCCATTCAATGGCGAGTATAGACAGCCACCGGGAATTGCAATGTCGACGCGTAAATGATCTGAAACAGCCGGGGCTTGCGCTCAAGGGTACGAATGGAGAAGGATGCAGACGAGTGGTGGCGAACCGATATAACGCTGCTGCATCAAGGATGAAATAATTATGACAAATGCGTCTTAGCATTTTTCGTAAGCCAGCTAAGTTATGTCTTCCCTATTTCATTGCCTTGTTCCCTGGAGTTTTCATGAACACCGCCGCATTGCGCGAGCAGATCCAAAAAGCCCGACAGACCGAAAACGAAACCGGACGGCTCAAGCGTCAGCTGGAAGCCAAGTTGCCTCATCTGCATTCGGCCATTCAGTTGCCGGACGCTAACCGCGAAGACGCGTTGACGAGTTTTGTCACCGCCTATATCGATGAAGTACCAGACATGCTGGACGCAGCCAATGAAGTTGCCAGGGAAGCGGGAATCGAGTCGCAGATCAAGCCGGTGCTGAAAATCGCCGAGCAGTACTTCCTCCAGCCGCCGGTCGGCCTGGACAGCCTGCTGGATGAAGCCTATCTGGCGCACCGCTTTGTTGAAGAGGTCAACGACCTGTACATCAAACACCTCGGCCAGCCATTGATCCCCTTGGACATGACGGTCGCCAACCTGATTGCTCACCAATTGCTCGGTGAGGAATTTGCCAATCAACTGGACGAAGTGGTGCATCACGCCATCGACAAGATGCTCGACGACGATAGTTTTGCGCTGGAATCGGTAGAGGCCTACCGCGACAAACTGATCAGCCCGGATACCGGTGCTGCGTGGAAGCGCTGGCCGTGCATGGGCCGTCGCTTGGGTGTGGGCCTGGAGCTGGACCAGCCTGCTGCCTGATTCAAAGCCCGGTACAAATCCCAATTGTGGGAGGGGGCTTGCTCCCGAAGGCGGTGGGTCAGTCAATATCAATATCGACTGATCCACCGCCTTCGGGAGCAAGCCCCCTCCCACAGGGTTTCTTTGCAAGCGGGTGATTTAGCCAGCCGCACCGATCCCGGTGTTTGTCCGAACCCGCCCCTCCAACCGTCGCTTCAACCCGCGCGACTCGATCAACAGCTTCGACCCCTTCGCCGCATTCGCCCGGCCCCACTCTTCCAGCAACTCCAGACACGAATGGTCGATGTAGCTCAGGTTATTGAGCGGCACATGCACCGTCGTGCCTTGCGGAATACTGCCCAGCACTTGCGTCAACGCCGGCACTTTGAGGAAGGTCGCCGCACCGATCAGACGCAACTCCATCTCGCCGTCCTGCGGCAGATCGATCAGGCTGATCTTCAATCGCGAAGCCTTGAACGCCAGTTTCAACATCGTCAAACCGAAACCGATCAACACACCGGTCAGCAGGTCGGTGAAGATGATCGCCAGCGCCGTGGCGGCATAGGTGAACATCGGCATCCGCCCGTAACGGCCCAGACCACGAAAGGCCTTGAGGTCCACCAGTTTGAACCCGGTGTACACCAATACGCCTGCCAGGCTCGCCACCGGAATGCTTTGCAGCACGCTCGACAGCAACAGCACGAACGCCAGTAGCCACAGACCATGGAAGATCGTCGAGTAACGGGTGGTTGCACCGGCCTGGACGTTGGCCGAGCTGCGCACGATCACCCCGGTCATCGGCAGCGCACCGAGCAGACCGCAGAGCATGTTGCCGACACCTTGCGCCGACAGCTCACGGTCGAAGTCCGAGCGCACGCCGTTGTGCATGCGATCCACCGCTGCGGCGGACAGCAGCGTTTCGGCGCTGGCGATGAACGCCACGGCAAAAGCCGCAATCAGCAGGGTGGGATCAGCGAGGCTGAGCAAGTCCGCCGGTTTCAGCCAGTCGATGGCCTCGGCCAGATTCTCCGGCACCTCGACCCGTTTAACCTGCAACGCCAACAGCAGGCTTGCGCCCGTAGCCAGACCGACGCCGAGCAGCGCACCGGGAATGAAGCGCAGCGAATGCGGGCGAAATTTCTCCCACAGCCACATCACCGCAATGGTTGCCAACCCGAGCAAGCCGGCCTGCCAGCCGAACGACGGCAAGGCCTGCGCCACCGCTCCGGGGAACGCCGTCAGGTTATCCAGCCCGGACGGTTGTGGCTTGGCATCGAGCATCACATGCACCTGCGACAGAACGATCAGCACGCCGATCCCGGCGAGCATACCGTAGACCACCGCTGGCGCCGTGACCCGAAACCAGCACCCGAGCTTCAGGCGCCCGGCCACCAGTTGCAGGAACCCGGCGAGCAGCAGAATCGGCCCGAGCATCTCGATCCCGTGCTGGCGCACCAACTCGAACACCAACACCGCCAGACCTGCCGCCGGCCCGCTGACCTGCAACGGTGAACCCGCCAGCCAACCGACCACCAGACCACCGATGATCCCGGTGATCAGGCCTTTGGCCGGTGGCAACCCGGAAGCAATCGCGATACCCATGCACAGCGGCAGCGCGACCAGAAACACAACCACCGAAGCCAGCAGCTCCCGTGGCAACACCGCTTTCAATTGAGCAGCACGCATGGTGACTCTCCCGAAGTTTTCTTCAGGCATGGCTTCGCCGAACCGCTGAAACAGCGGCCGGCATCAAGCCACACAGATTTTTAGGAGGATTTAGAAGCGCGCTTTGGGCGTCGCCACCGGAATCGGATGGCTGCCGTCGAGCGGCAGGAAGCGTCCCTGATCCGCGTCGTAAGCTTTGATTTCACTGGTTTCGATGTTGTAGACCCAGCCATGGATGAACAGCTGACCGTTCGCCATGCGTGAGGCTACTGAAGGATGGGTACGCAAGTGCTGCAGTTGGGCGATGACGTTCTCCTCGGTGAGGATCGGCATGCTTTCTTTTTCGTCGGTGCAGTTACAGTTTTCGTGCACCATGGTTTTTGCCACTTCGGCGTGGCGCAACCAGGCTTTGACCGTCGGCATTTTTTCCAGGCTGTCCGGATTGAGCACTGCGCGCATGGCACCGCAATCGGAGTGGCCGCAGATGATGATGTGTTGCACGCCCAGCGCTAGTACCGCGTATTCGATGGCAGTGGAAACGCCACCGTTCATCTGGCCGTAAGGCGGCACGACGTTGCCGACGTTACGGGTCACGAACAGATCGCCTGGCGAACTCTGGGTGATCAGCTCGGGCACGATGCGCGAGTCGGCGCAGGTGATGAACATCGCCCGTGGCGATTGCGCCGTGGCGAGTTTCTTGAAGAGTTCTTCCTGCTGCGGGAAGACCTCATGATGAAAATGCAAAAAGCCGTCAACGATCGTTCGCAGCGCTGCATCGGCGGATTCCGCCCCAGGGACGGCTTGCGCCGACGCAGCCAACGGCTGTTTATCCTTGTCACTCATGATTCATCCTCTTTGGCGGATTCGGGGAGTCGTTCCCGTGTATTCCGGTATGAAGCCAGTGGCTGTTTAAAACATCCGGGCCATCCCGACCCGTCAGTCACTCGATGAACAAGGTAGCTGCCGAAACTTAACTCAAACTGAATCAAGCGCTCTAGAACGTGTGTTCCAGGTCACAAAAAACGTGACTGGCGTGTTTCGACGCAAGGATTCCAACCCTCAACCATAAGCCGATTGTCGCTGAATCAACGACATGTGGCGACCCGGCGGACAGAAGGCTGCGCGATCAAGCTGAAGAATTTTTTATCTATGTCATTTGATAATGAGGAGGAAGTTAGTATTAGTTGGCTTGAGTCTCATGTTAGTTGTTCTGTTTGTAGTCGACTTTATTATTTTGAAATGACTAAGTTGTTGTGGCTCAATCGTTTTATTCCTATAGTTTTTTGGGCGGGCATAATTGGTGTGTCCGTCTAATTAATTATTCAAGGATTGAAAAGATGACAACTCAAACTACTTTTGTTACTACCATGAATGCACTGCGCGAATTTCATAAGGCAAGTTGCGATCATACGCCTGGGGCGCGCCGCCAAGTTCTGGCCAAACCGGTTTATCCAACCGTTTCTGCGCTCACTTCGCTGACCCCGGAAGAAGCCGCGGCAGTTGAAGGCTTGAAAGAAGATTCGCAAAGAAACGGTGCCGTTAACACCAATGAAATTCAGAATCAGATCACCGCGGACACCGAGCGGTTCAAGGAAAGCGGTGGTGGTGACGCTGCCAGCGAGGAGTTCAGGAAGCGTATGGAGGAGAAGCGTGCAGCGCAGAAAGAATCTTCCAACAAAATGATCGATGATATGTTCGATAAGGCTATTGATATTGGTGAAAAGTATCCGGCGACTCAGGGGGCAATCCTTTCTGTGTCGGACCAGATCATGGCGTTTTTCAGCAAGTTATACAACGAGATCTATTTCTGGGTCAGCAATATTGTTGAGCAGTTTGTCGAGTGGGTGAAAAACGCTTTGGAAAACATCAAGAATACCGCCCGCCGCATCGTCGACTGGATCAGTAACTGGTTCAAGTAACAGCTTCTCCGAAGCCAGTAGTTCTAAATAATCGCTTGATGGAGCCAGACTCCATCAAGCGATTTTTTATTGTTTTGCGCTCTGCCTACAGCAGAGCCATTTGTGCCCCTGGCGGACAGAAGGCCGTGCAGTCGAGGTTATAGCCCTCACGATGGTTTAAACCGAGACGTTTAATGGCTTTGGCGAAACGTTGCGCCAGCAGGTCGGCGAACGGTCCCTCGCCGCGCATTCTCGCGCCGAAACGGCTGTCGTAGAGTTCGCCGCCTCGGCTCTGGCGGATCAGGCTCAGGACATGGGCCGCACGCTGCGGATAGTGCGCCTGCAGCCATTCCTCGAACAGCGGCGCCACTTCCAGCGGCAGGCGCAGCATCATATAGGCGGCACTTTGTGCACCGGCGGCATGTGCCTCGGTCAGCAGGCTTTCGATTTCGCTGTCGTTGATCATCGGAATCATCGGCGAACACAGCACCCCCACGGGAATGCCTGCTTCGCGCATCACCCGGATCGCCCGCAGCCGTGCTTTCGGTGCAGCGGCACGGGGTTCGAGGATGCGTTTGAGTTCATCGTCCAGCGTGGTCAGGCTGATCATCACCGCCACCAGCCGTTGCTGCGCCAGCTCGGTGAGCAGGTCGAGGTCGCGCAGAATCAGCGAACCTTTGGTGACAATGGTCACCGGGTGCCGGTAGCGCAGAAGCACTTCAAGGGTCTGCCGGGTGATCCTGTGCTCGCGCTCGATGGGCTGATACGGATCGGTGTTGGAGCCAAGATTGATCGGCGCGCATTGGTAACCGCGTTTGCTCAACTGTTCCTCAAGCACCTGAGCGGCGTTGGTCTTGGCGATCAGTCGGGTTTCGAAATCCAGCCCCGGCGACATGTCCCAATAGGCGTGGCTGGGTCGCGCATAGCAATAGATGCAACCGTGCTCGCAGCCGCGATAGGGATTGATCGAGCGATCGAAGGGCAGGTCCGGCGAGGTGTTGCGGGTAATGATGGTTTTCGCGGTTTCGATCATCACCTCGGTGTTCTGCGTTTCGGGCACTTCCTGATACCAGCCGTCGTCCTCGGCCACCGAACGGTTCGGCGCAAAGCGGTTGTGCGGGTTGGTCGCGGTGCCGCGGCCGCGCGGTGGCAATGGAGTAGACATGAAAACGCCCCGATACTGTGTGCATATACAGTATCGGGGCGTTGCTCATCTGGCTAGTGCCGTCGGGCGACTGGTCAGTTGTGTTGCGTGACCTGACCGAGGTCATCGCCGGAGGTGTGCTTCATATCCTCCTTACGCAACTCGGCGACGTCAGCGGCTTTCACCGGCGCCCCTTTGTTGCCCCAACTGCCACGGATGAAACTCACCACATCCGCCACTTCCTGATCCGACAACCGCCAGGCGAAACCCGGCATGGTGAAGGTCGAGGGTGCCGTGTGCGTCGCCGGCAAGGTACCGCCCTTGAGCACGATGTGGATCAGCGAGGTCGGGTCTTCCGATTGCAGCACCGGATTGCCCGCGAGCGCCGGGAACACACGGGTGTAGCCATGGCCGTCGGTACGGTGGCAGGCCGCGCAGTTATCGATGTACACCGCTGCGCCACGCTGGCTGTCGTCGCCGTTCCACAGGGCTTTGGCCGCTTTCTCATCGTACTGGTGCGGCTGATCGGCAGGATCATTGGCCGGCAGCGACTTGAGGTAGCGGGCGATCGCGGTCAGGTCGGCGTCGGTCATGTATTGCATGCTGTGGGTGACCACATCGCTCATGCCGCCGAACACTGCACTGCGGTCGCTGCGACCGGTCTTGAGGAATTGCACCAGCTGCTCTTCGCTCCAGCTGCCCAGGCCATCCTTGTGATCACCGCGCAGACTTTTCGCGATCCAGCCTTCCAGCGGCGCACTGCCGGCGAGGA
The Pseudomonas fluorescens genome window above contains:
- a CDS encoding carbonic anhydrase translates to MSDKDKQPLAASAQAVPGAESADAALRTIVDGFLHFHHEVFPQQEELFKKLATAQSPRAMFITCADSRIVPELITQSSPGDLFVTRNVGNVVPPYGQMNGGVSTAIEYAVLALGVQHIIICGHSDCGAMRAVLNPDSLEKMPTVKAWLRHAEVAKTMVHENCNCTDEKESMPILTEENVIAQLQHLRTHPSVASRMANGQLFIHGWVYNIETSEIKAYDADQGRFLPLDGSHPIPVATPKARF
- a CDS encoding SulP family inorganic anion transporter — encoded protein: MRAAQLKAVLPRELLASVVVFLVALPLCMGIAIASGLPPAKGLITGIIGGLVVGWLAGSPLQVSGPAAGLAVLVFELVRQHGIEMLGPILLLAGFLQLVAGRLKLGCWFRVTAPAVVYGMLAGIGVLIVLSQVHVMLDAKPQPSGLDNLTAFPGAVAQALPSFGWQAGLLGLATIAVMWLWEKFRPHSLRFIPGALLGVGLATGASLLLALQVKRVEVPENLAEAIDWLKPADLLSLADPTLLIAAFAVAFIASAETLLSAAAVDRMHNGVRSDFDRELSAQGVGNMLCGLLGALPMTGVIVRSSANVQAGATTRYSTIFHGLWLLAFVLLLSSVLQSIPVASLAGVLVYTGFKLVDLKAFRGLGRYGRMPMFTYAATALAIIFTDLLTGVLIGFGLTMLKLAFKASRLKISLIDLPQDGEMELRLIGAATFLKVPALTQVLGSIPQGTTVHVPLNNLSYIDHSCLELLEEWGRANAAKGSKLLIESRGLKRRLEGRVRTNTGIGAAG
- a CDS encoding c-type cytochrome, with product MKNLVIAILALLGSTAVHAADDDQALIKQGEYLARAGDCVACHTAKGGKPFAGGLPMETPIGTIYSTNITPDKTGVGDYSFEDFDKAVRHGVAKNGSTLYPAMPYPSYARVSETDMQALYAYFMHGVEPVAQENKASDIPWPLSMRWPLMGWRWLFAPKVEDYKATSDDPVIDRGAYLVEGLGHCGACHTPRALTMQEKSLSAADGKNFLAGSAPLEGWIAKSLRGDHKDGLGSWSEEQLVQFLKTGRSDRSAVFGGMSDVVTHSMQYMTDADLTAIARYLKSLPANDPADQPHQYDEKAAKALWNGDDSQRGAAVYIDNCAACHRTDGHGYTRVFPALAGNPVLQSEDPTSLIHIVLKGGTLPATHTAPSTFTMPGFAWRLSDQEVADVVSFIRGSWGNKGAPVKAADVAELRKEDMKHTSGDDLGQVTQHN
- a CDS encoding PA0069 family radical SAM protein, which produces MSTPLPPRGRGTATNPHNRFAPNRSVAEDDGWYQEVPETQNTEVMIETAKTIITRNTSPDLPFDRSINPYRGCEHGCIYCYARPSHAYWDMSPGLDFETRLIAKTNAAQVLEEQLSKRGYQCAPINLGSNTDPYQPIEREHRITRQTLEVLLRYRHPVTIVTKGSLILRDLDLLTELAQQRLVAVMISLTTLDDELKRILEPRAAAPKARLRAIRVMREAGIPVGVLCSPMIPMINDSEIESLLTEAHAAGAQSAAYMMLRLPLEVAPLFEEWLQAHYPQRAAHVLSLIRQSRGGELYDSRFGARMRGEGPFADLLAQRFAKAIKRLGLNHREGYNLDCTAFCPPGAQMALL